In Bombus pascuorum chromosome 13, iyBomPasc1.1, whole genome shotgun sequence, a single genomic region encodes these proteins:
- the LOC132913163 gene encoding uncharacterized protein LOC132913163 — MRSSAILISKLLLWTRLSIVVVALPTLGYIDRHRLETYEDLSEETSDFDVFDNLTFRFSCEGKPVGLYADLDYDCRVFHACDDLGKGFPVICPNNTLFDQRERVCSDEEHIDCDRANEWFYLNELPFSAEVTEENHTLSEEKEEIPSVLPLLLA, encoded by the exons ATGCGTTCTTCGGCTATACTTATCTCGAAGCTTCTGCTATGGACTC GGCTGTCGATCGTCGTCGTGGCTTTACCAACTCTAGGTTACATT GATCGACATCGCTTAGAGACTTACGAGGACCTGTCCGAAGAAACGAGCGATTTCGATGTTTTCGATAATCTGACTTTTCGATTTTCCTGCGAGGGTAAGCCGGTTGGTTTGTACGCAGACCTGGACTACGATTGTCGAGTCTTCCATGCCTGTGACGATTTAGGCAAAGGTTTCCCCGTAATTTGTCCAAACAATACCTTGTTCGATCAGAGGGAACGCGTGTGCAGCGACGAAGAACACATTGACTGCGACCGTGCGAACGAATG GTTTTATCTAAACGAGCTACCTTTCTCCGCGGAAGTGACGGAAGAAAATCACACCCTGtcggaggaaaaagaagaaataccTTCTGTGCTGCCCCTTCTGCTAGCGTGA